A stretch of Brassica napus cultivar Da-Ae chromosome C6, Da-Ae, whole genome shotgun sequence DNA encodes these proteins:
- the BNAC06G11820D gene encoding uncharacterized protein BNAC06G11820D, with amino-acid sequence MEDSRRGSSSTPQSRRIMVIADPTRESAAALQYALSHAVLEQDELILFHVENNGGSWKNAFSSFLRLPSSSSSSNTSGSSPGAANFNASTANSASSLASEIGQGEGNFLEQMRRICEVAQPKVPVHTECITMEGIKAAAILLHGEKLGVDVIIIGQRRTISSSLLGSRRPGGSLRGSKGVDTAEYLIENSKCTCVGVQKKGQNGGYVLNTKTHKNFWLLA; translated from the exons ATGGAAGACAGTCGCAGAGGATCATCTTCAACACCACAATCTCGAAGGATCATGGTGATCGCTGACCCAACCCGTGAATCCGCAGCTGCTCTTCAATACGCTCTTTCACATGCCGTGCTTGAGCAAGACGAGCTTATTCTCTTCCATGTTGAAAACAATGGTGGCTCATGGAAAAACGCGTTCTCGAGTTTTTTGAGATTACCAAGCTCCAGCTCCTCCTCAAACACCAGCGGGTCTTCACCAGGAGCTGCTAATTTTAATGCTAGCACAGCAAACTCCGCTTCATCTTTGGCCTCAGAAATTGGTCAAGGAGAAGGAAATTTTCTTGAACAGATGAGACGGATATGTGAAGTCGCTCAGCCAAAGGTGCCTGTGCACACCGAGTGTATAACCATGGAAGGCATCAAAGCTGCAGCTATTCTTCTTCACGGAGAGAAACTTGGGGTTGATGTTATAATCATTGGTCAGCGGAGGACAATATCATCCTCCCTTCTAGG ATCTAGGCGACCTGGAGGGTCTCTAAGAGGGTCAAAAGGAGTAGACACAGCGGAATATCTAATCGAGAATAGCAAATGCACATGTGTTGGTGTACAGAAGAAAGGTCAAAATGGAGGGTATGTTCTAAACACCAAGACCCACAAGAACTTTTGGCTCTTGGCGTGA